The genomic region ATCCATGAGCTGCCGCGAGAACCTGATGATGGTGCCAAGCGGTCAATCGGGGGAAACCCTGTGGAACACATGGTTCGGGCGCAAACGCATCGCCGAAGAAGAGCGCGCGCTTAAAGCCAAGGCCGATGAGGTGTTGGAGTTTCTGACCATTTCCCATCTCGCAGATCATCCGGCAGGCGCGATTTCTGGTGGTCAAAAGAAGCTGCTGGAACTGGGTCGCACGATGATGGTTGATGCAAAGATCGTGTTTCTGGACGAGGTGGGTGCAGGCGTTAACCGCACGCTGTTGAACACGATCGGCGATGCGATCATCCGCCTGAACAAAGAGCGCGGATATACATTCTGCGTCATTGAACATGACATGGATTTCATCGGGCGGCTTTGTGACCCTGTGATCGTTATGGCCGAAGGGCGCGTTTTGGCCGAAGGCACATTGGACGAGATCAAAGCCAATGACGATGTGATTGAGGCCTATCTTGGGACAGGTCTAAAAAATAAGGACAAGATCGGGGCATGAGCGAGACATCACCCTTTTTGATCGGCGAGGCGATGACGGGCGGATATGGCAAAGGGGCCGATATCCTGCACAGTTGCACCATCGCGGTCGAGCGCGGCGAGATCGCCGTCATTGTGGGCCCTAATGGCGCGGGCAAATCGACCGCCATGAAGGCGGTCTTTGGCATGCTGTCGCTGCGCGAGGGGCGTGTTGTGTTGGACGGGGATGATATCACCGCACTTTCGCCGCAAGATCGCGTTGTGCGCGGGATGGGGTTTGTGCCGCAAACCAATAACATCTTCACCTCTATGACAGTCGAAGAAAATTTGGAGATGGGTGCCTATATCCGCCGCGATGATTTTCGCGACACGATGGAACAGGTCTATAGCCTCTTTCCAATCCTAAAAGACAAACGCCGCCAAGCGGCGGGCGAATTATCAGGCGGGCAGCGTCAACAAGTGGCCGTGGGTCGCGCGCTGATGACCAAGCCGAAAGTGTTGATGTTGGATGAGCCGACCGCAGGTGTTTCGCCCATTGTTATGGACGAGTTATTTGACCGCATCATCGAAGTGTCCCGCACGGGCATCCCCATTTTGATGGTCGAACAAAACGCCCGTCAGGCGTTGGAAATCGCGGATAAGGGCTTTGTTTTGGTGCAAGGGCGCAATGCCCATACAGGCACAGGCAAAGAACTGTTGGCAGATGCGGATGTGCGCCGCTCCTTCTTGGGGGGTTGAGGAATGGATCTTCTAAACGCAATTGTCGCTTTGTTGAATTTCGTGATTGTGCCTGCCACCGCCTATGGCGCGCAATTGGCGCTTGGGGCGCTTGGGGTGACGTTGATTTACGGCATCTTACGCTTTTCCAATTTCGCGCATGGTGACACGATGGCCTTTGGCACGATGATCACCATTCTGGCCACATGGGGCCTGCAATCTTTGGGCGTCACGGCGGGGCCTTTGCCAACCGCCCTCATCGCCCTGCCCCTTGGCATCGCTGCCACAGCCGCCTTGGTGGTCGGCACGGATAAGATGGTCTATCGCTTTTATCGCCAAACCAAAGCCAAGCCTGTGATCTTTGTGATTGCCTCAATTGGCGTGATGTTCGTGATGAATGGGATCGTGCGCTTTATCATCGGGGTTGATGATCAAAACTTTGCCGATGGGGCAAGGTTCCTAATCTCTGCTCGTGATTTCAAAGACATGACAGGCCTTGACGAAGGGCTTGCCATCCGTTCGACCCAAGCGATCACGGTGATCGTGGCGATTTTGGCGGTGGTGGCCCTGTTTTGGTTCTTGAACAAAACCCGCACGGGCAAATCCATGCGCGCGTTTTCCGATAACGAAGATTTGGCACTGCTCTCAGGCATCAACCCTGAGCGTGTTGTGATGATCACATGGTTGATTGTGGCGGCTTTGGCGACCACGGCGGGCGTGCTTTATGGTCTCGACAAAAGCTTTAAGCCCTTCACCTATTTCCAACTGCTCTTGCCCATATTTGCCGCCGCGATTGTGGGCGGGCTTGGCAATCCTCTGGGGGCAATTTTGGGGGGCTTCCTGATCGCCTATTCCGAAATCGCGGTCACCTATGCCTTCCGTAAGGTGGTTGGATATATCGGCCCCGAAGGCTGGAGCCCCGAAGGAATGCTGCAGCTTCTATCGACCGATTATAAATTTGCCGTCAGCTTTACGATCCTTCTGATCGTGCTTCTGTTTAAACCCACAGGGATCATGAAAGGAAAATCGGTATGAACCTGACACTGGATCGCAAGGCGGCAGTTCTCTTTGCGTTGGTGGCTGTGCTTTATATCGGCACAGGCTTTGTTCAATCTTGGAACACCGCGCTGTCTATTCTGAACATGGGTCTGATCTCGGCCATCATGGCGCTTGGTGTGAATATCCAATGGGGCTATGCGGGCCTCTTTAACGTGGGTGTAATGGGCTTTACCGCGCTTGGCGGTTTGGCGGCTGTTTTGGTGGCCTCTGACCCTGTTGAGGGGGCATGGGGGGCCACAGGCGGATGGCAAATCTTGCTTGCCCTGTTGATGGGCGGCGCAACCATTGCCGCCGCGATTGCGCTATGGGGCAAGATGAAAGGTCACAAATTGCGCGGCCTTGCGATGGCGGGCTTGTTAATCGCGGGCTTTTTCATCTTCCGCGCGGTGTTTGACCCTGCTGTGGCCACGGTTGAGGCCATTGACCCTGCCTTGACAGGCAATATCGGGGGCCTTGGTTTGCCCATCATTCTGGCATGGCCTGTGGGTGGGCTGCTTGCCGCAGGGGCCGCATGGATCATCGGGAAAACCGCGCTTGGTCTGCGGTCGGATTATCTGGCGATTGCCACTTTGGGTGTGGCTGAGATCATCATCTACATCCTGAAAAACGAAGATTGGTTGGCGCGCGGCGTGAAAAACGTCATCGGCCTGCCCCGCCCTGTGCCTTACGAGGTTGCCCTACAAGCCAACCAAGCCTTTGTTGGCGCAATGCAAGGATTAGGCGCTGACCCTGTCACCGCCTCCTCCATCGCGGTCAAGCTGTCCTATGCGGTGTTATTCTCAATCGTTCTGATTGCCCTGATCTGGCTGACACAGCGCGCGCTCAACTCGCCTTGGGGGCGGATGATCCGCGCCATTCGCGACAACGAAGTTTCTGCCGCCGCGATGGGAAAAAATGTCACGGCGCGGCATTTGCAGATTTTCATCCTTGGTTCGGCCGTTTGTGGCCTTGCAGGCGCAATGATGACCACGTTGGACAGCCAACTTGTGCCAAGCACCTATCAACCGCTGCGCTTTACCTTCCTGATCTGGGTGATGGTGATTGTGGGCGGATCAGGCAACAATATCGGCGCGGTCTTGGGCGGCTTCTTGATCTGGTGGTTCTGGATTCAGGTCGAACCTTTGGGTCTGTTGCTGTTGCAGGGGATCACGGCGGGCATGGCCGAAGGATGGCTGAAAGATCACCTGATGGATGCCGCCGCGCATATGCGCCTTTTGACCATGGGTCTTATCCTGCTATTGGTCTTACGCTTCAGCCCGCGTGGCCTGTTGCCAGAACGCTGAAAAAACAGCGCCCGCGGAGCGAAGGGGTCCCCTTGGGCTGCGCGGGCGCGTCAAAACCACGCTTCAAAGCTGAGGTTCAGGTAACTCAGCGAGGATCTCATCAATGCGATCTGCCAAGGCCGCGTCAATCGCGGCAATCGCCTCATCGGTGATATCAATATCATCTCGGGCAAAGATCACAGCGCGGCGATCCATCAGCACCTCAGCCCCGCTGCGCTGCACCAGATCAATAAGAATTGGCCCCATAATTTCAAGGAACCGCTGTCGCGCCGCTTCCGCATAGGCGCCAAGCGCGCGGTTTTTCGCGTCTTGCTCGCTGCGGATTTCAACGACACGGGCGTCAAATTCAGCAGCACGCAGGCGGAAATCCTCGATGCTGAGGCTGCTGCGCAATTCGGTCAACCGTTGTTCTTCTTGGGTCAGAACATCTTCAATCTCACGGTTCTGTGCCGAAAGATCACGACCCACGCGATCAATCACCCCCCCGACCGCTTGACCAAAGACCGAGCCAGAAAACAGGCGGTCTTGATCAATCAGCAACACCTGCGCGGGTGCTTGCGGGGGTTGAACGGTAATATCCTGCGCCCTCGCCCCTGCCCCATAGATGGCAAGCACAAGGGCACATCCACCCACGCGCAGCCAAGCGCGCAAAGGCATCAGAACCGCGCCTCAACCGTAAAGTCGAAGTTGCGGGTGCGGTCATAGGATTCATTAGAAACAGGCCGCGAGAAGTTAAACCGCAGCGGGCCGATTTGCGTATCCCAGAAGATCGAGAAGCCAATCGTGCTGCGCAGATAGCTGTCATCGTCAACGAGGTTGCCACCTGTGCCCAAGACGTCATCCAAGCCCCATAGCGTGCCAACGTCATAAAAGACGCCGCCTGAAATGCCATATTCGGCGGGCACCCCGATGGGGAAGCCTGCCTCAAAGCGCGCAACGGCGAATTGGTTGCCGCCAAGCGCGTCTTGGTTCGCAGAATTGCGATCCCGTGGCCCGATCCCGCCTGCATCAAAACCACGCATTTGGCGCGACCCGAGGAAGAAACGATCCGTAACGCGGCTATTGCCATCAAGCATATTCACCGAGCCAAGCTCGAACGCGGCACGCAACGAGACCTCTTCACGGAAGGCCGTGGTCTCCCCCTGCACAAGCGCAGTGGTGCGCAGGAATTGATCATCACCCAATCCCCCCAATTCAGCATTGGCGCGCAACAATACGCCCGAGGTTGGGTCAAGCCCCACGCCGCGTGTGTCGTAAATATAGCCCAGACCGATGGAGCTGCTGTCATAGCTGCCCGCCTCGCGCCGCAGAATATCCGATGATGTGGTCGGAACATTGGTCAATTCTGACTGCGCAATCCGCAAAGAGGGGCGCAAACGTCCGTATTCACTGACAGGAAATTCCAACGCACCGCTGACACCCACTTCATTGGTGTTATAGGTCGCATTTTGTTGGTCGGTCGAACTGCTGAAAACCGACAGAGCCAATTCCAAATCACGGCGCAAATAGGCGGGTTCAATAAAATTCGCCTGCAAGGAACGCGAGCCAGAGGTGGTATCAAAGGACAGACCCACGGTCTGACCCCGCCCGCGCCAATTGCGTTCGTTAAACTGAACCGCAAGCCCGGTGCCAACATCGGTCGAATAATTGACCGAGAAGCCAAGCGTGCCTGTTGGCGTTTCTTCGACATTCACATCCACGATCACCTGATCGCTGCCTGTGCCTTCGCGCGCATTCACGTCAACATTTGAAAAGAAATTCAGCGCACGGATCCGTTCGGCCGCTTGGCGAATTTCGCGTGGATCAAACGGATCCCCTTCGACCATATCGAATTGACGCCGCACAACGCGGTCAAGCGTGGTTGCATTGCCCTCAATATCAATCCGCTCTACGAAAACACGCGGGCCGCGGACAATGGCAAATTCCACATCCAAGGTGAGATCTTCGTCATTTCGGGTGATCCGCGGTTCAACACGGATGAAGCGCAACCCCTGCTCGGTCGCCAGATTTTCAAGCCGCGAAATCGTGCGATCCACCAGACGCGGAGAATAGGTTACACCCTCGTCCAGGCCGATTGCCGCTTGGAATTCTTCGACATTCACTTCGGGCAAGTCACTGCTTGCGGTTAATGCACCGAAGGAAAAGCTTTGCCCTTCAACGATGTTAAAGGTCACAAAGAACCCGTCCCGCGCACGGGCAAGTTCCGATGTGACAGATTGCACTTCAAAATCAACATAGCCGCGATCACGATAGAAATCGGTCAAAAGCTGTTGATCAAAGGCCAGTCGATCCGCCACGAATGTATCGCGGCTGATAATCGCGCGGAAAAACCCCGCTTGGGTGGATTGCAGAACACGGCGCAAACGGCGGTCTGAAAAGGCGCGGTTGCCGACAAAGGTGATGCTTTCGGTTTCCACCACGCGGCCTTCGGTAATCTCAAAGGCTAGATCAACGCGGTTGTCGCTGCGGCGGATGATCTGCGGGGTCACGGTTGCACTCAGGCGGCCTGTCTGGCGATAGGCATCCACGATGGCCTGTGCATCGGCCTCGGCGATGGCGGGACTATAGACGCGGCGCGGTTGTGATGTCAGCAAAGCTGAAAGCGCATCATCATCAAGAAGATCATTTCCCTCGATGCTGATCTCGTTGATCGTAGGGTATTCTTGCAACTCGATAAACACCGTGTTGCCCTCTAGGCGCAGATCAACTGTTTCAAACAGACCTGTATCCTGCAGGCGGCGCAAGGCATCATTGGCTTGGCCTGCTGTGATTGTGCCGCCGGGCGTGATGCCTGCATATGAGAGGATCGTTGCCTCCTCGATGCGGATATTTCCGTCAATAACAATCGCGTCCAGCGCAATATCCTGCGCAACCGCAAGCCCTGAAAGGGCCATCCCCATCGCCAAAACCGAGGCTGTCATCAGCCCGCTGCGATATTTGCGATTGTTTGATTTACGCGACATACTGCGCCCGCCTTTTTTGCTTTAGCAAATCCTAAAGCATCCCTAGCGATTGCAGGGGGCAATGTCAAAAAAATGCGCGCAAAAACGGGCGAAACTTACGCCCTTTTCAGCCTCTCGGTGTTAGCTTTGCACAATCGGTGCAAGCATCACCGCAAAACCCAAAGCCAAAACAACGATACTGGGGCCAAGGATACGATCCCCAAGAATCGCCGACAGATAGCTGAGGCGCGGCAATTGGCGCTGTAAAAATTTCATCGGTCTTTGATCCCCGAATATGTGAAACACATATTAGCGGATACCAAAACACTTGGGCAGAATTGGGGCGAATTCAGGGGAATTCAGCGGCCTGCCTTAGGGGCAAAGCAGAACATCATTGAATACCGCGAACACCATCAACCCCATGATCAGGGTCAACCCAACCGTCATAAAAACACGCATGAACATTTCAGGCGGTTTGCGTCCTGCAACGGCCTCAAAGGCGTAAAGCATCAGATGCCCACCATCCAGAATTGGGATCGGGAAAAGATTCATCAAACCAACCGCGGTGGAGAGAACCGCAATCAGCCAGATAAAGCTTGCAATCCCTTGCGCGGCGGCGGCACCTGAGGTTTCCGCAATTCCCACTGGGCCTTGCAGATTACAGGTCGAAATTGCCCCTGTGATCATATGCCAAAGCCCCGATAGCGATGAGGTGATGATGAACCCTGTTTGCGACACCCCATAGGAGAGCGCGGCCAATGGCCCCACCGCCTCGGTTTGCGGAACAAAGAGCATGCCCCCCGTGACGCCGATCAGGTAACGCGTTTCAAACCCACCCGATGCGACAGGCAAATCGGTGCGCCGCGGCGACAGGGTCACAGCGATTTCCTGCCCCTCTTGGGTGCCATTCGCCCGCCAAAGCGTCAAATCAATCGGCGCACCCTCCGCCTGATCAACCGCCGCGCGGAGTTGCGAAAAGCTCCAGATATCCGCGCCATTCACGGCCAAAATCACATCGCCCTCGCGCAAGCCCGCTTCCATGGCCGCCGATTGCGGCTGAACGCCATCAACGACAGGCGGCAGCGGCGCTGAGGCCTCGACCAAAATGGCGCGATCATCGCGCAGCACTTCATAGCTCACACGCGGACGAGGCGGCAGGTCAGAGGCGATTTGCAAAAGCGCCGCAAAACTTTCAATCTCCTGCCCCTCAACGGCAAGGATCAGATCCCCCGCCTCAAGCGATTGATAGACAGGCGGCAGGGCGCGCGGCGCCCCAACACGGGGCTCATCCGTTGCTTGACCCGAGACCAAGACCACGCCTGCGAAAATCGCAATGGACAGGATAAAATTGAACAACGGCCCTGCCACAACCGTGGCCGCGCGGGCCCAAAGGGGCGCGCCATGCATCGTATTGCGCGCAGGCGTAACCGCCACATCCGCCCCGACCGAGGCGGCATTCGCATCACCTGCAAATTTGACATAACCGCCAAACGGCAAAGCCGCGATTTGCCATTGCGTGCCCCGCCGATCTTTGCGCGAGAGCAGCACAGGCCCAAACCCGATAGAAAACACATCCGCACGGATGCCAGACCACCGCCCGACAATATAGTGACCATATTCATGGATCGCTACGATGATTGAAATCGCCGCAATAAAGGCCAACATGGTAAAGGCAAAACTGCCGAATTGGGGGAGGAAATCCATCACTTGCCCTGTATTTTATGTCTTTTTGATCTGCACAGAAATCACTGACCGCGCCCGCACCCTTGCGAGATGGTTCATCGCGAGAACATCTGCAAGGGTTTCAAGCGGATTTGACAGGGTTAATTCCTTGGAAAGCGCGGCAAGTGTCTCTTCAACCACCGCAGCCATGTCCATAAATCCAATCTCGCGCGCCAAAAACGCGTCAAGCGCCACTTCCTTGGCGGCGTTGAAGGCGGCCCCAGCCCCCCCGCGCATCTCCATCACATCGCGGGCAAGGCGCAAGGCAGGAAAACGCGCCAAATCTGGCGCCTCGAATTGCAGTTGCGCAATCTGCGCCAGATCAAGCCGCGCGACAGGAAGATCCTGACGCTTTGGCCAATATAAGGCATAGCCAATCGCATGGCGCATATCTGGCGGGCCAAGATGGGCCATCAACGCACCATCGCGAAACCCCACCAAAGCATGGATTAAGGATTGCGGGTGGATGATGGTTTCTATCTGCGCGGGCGAAATCCCAAAATATTCTCGCGTTTCAATGAGTTCCAGCGCCTTGTTAAACATTGATGCGCTGTCGATTGTAATCCTTTGCCCCATATCCCAATTCGGATGCGCCCCCGCATCTTCGGGTGTCGCATGGGCCAATTTCTCAATCGGCCAATGCCGCAAACCGCCGCCAGACGCGGTGATGATCACGCGCTCAACCTCGGCAATATCTTCACCGACAAGGGCTTGAAAAACGGCGGAATGTTCGCTGTCTACGGGCAAGATCCTTGCACCATGGGATGCGGCCGTTGCCAAAAGCAATTGCCCCGCCGCAACCAAGCTTTCCTTATTTGCCAAAGCCAGCGTCGCGCCTTGTTCCAGCGCCGCAAATCCAGGCGCGATGCCCGCCGCGCCTACAATGGCCGACATGACCCAATCGGCAGGGCGCGATGCGGCCTCGATCAACGCGGCCTCGCCTGCGGCGGCCTCAACCCCCGTTCCTGCAAGCGCAGATTTCAGATCAGGCAGCCGATCTTCATAGGCGGTTACCGCGATTTCGGCACGATGTGAGATGGCATCCCGCGCCAATTGGTCAATATTGCCCCCGCCCGAAAGTGCCACAACCCGATAGGCATCAGGGGCACGCGCGATCAAATCGAGGGTGTTCTGCCCGATGGAGCCAGTGGCCCCAAAAATACTGACACGGCGCATCTGAGCAATTTTCCCTTATTGCGGTGGGAAGCTTGTTAAGCTTTCAACCAAGAGTAGCAAAGCCGCAGCGCCAATCATACCATCAAAACGGTCAAAAACTCCGCCATGTCCGGGCAATAATCGCGAGCTGTCCTTGACCCCCACATGACGCTTAATGGCGCTTTCCGCCAAATCCCCCATCTGGCTGGCAAAGGCCAAGGCAACTGAAATTGCAATAATCCCTGCGCCTGCTTCTGTTTGGGTCATATAGGCAACCCCAACGCATCCCGCACCAATCCAGCCTGCAATCGTTCCAGACCATGTTTTCTTTGGGCTAACACGCGGCCAAAACTTTGGCCCACCCACAACGCGGCCAACGAGATAGCCCGCAATATCGGTCGCAACCACAACCAAAACGAGCCATGTCATCCAGACAAAGCCAAAGGTCTCGCGATGTGCCAAAAGGCCGTAAGCGGCAAAGCTGATCAACAGCGCGAAGGGCATATATTTTTCGCGCCGCTCTTGCAGCAAAACAAGGCCAAGAAAGGCAGGCAAAAACAAAATAGGCAGCGCATAGGCAGGTGGCAGAATATGGGCGGCATAAAGGCAGGCAATCATCCCTGCCCCAAGCCCCGCCGAGCGCATCAACGAGGCGCCCAACATCACGG from Rhodobacterales bacterium HKCCA1288 harbors:
- a CDS encoding ABC transporter ATP-binding protein, with the protein product MITVENLHKHFGGFHAVDGASLTIETGSITGLVGPNGAGKTTLFNVIAGVLPPTSGRVVMDGEDITGLPPHALFGKGLLRTFQIAHEFSSMSCRENLMMVPSGQSGETLWNTWFGRKRIAEEERALKAKADEVLEFLTISHLADHPAGAISGGQKKLLELGRTMMVDAKIVFLDEVGAGVNRTLLNTIGDAIIRLNKERGYTFCVIEHDMDFIGRLCDPVIVMAEGRVLAEGTLDEIKANDDVIEAYLGTGLKNKDKIGA
- a CDS encoding ABC transporter ATP-binding protein, translating into MSETSPFLIGEAMTGGYGKGADILHSCTIAVERGEIAVIVGPNGAGKSTAMKAVFGMLSLREGRVVLDGDDITALSPQDRVVRGMGFVPQTNNIFTSMTVEENLEMGAYIRRDDFRDTMEQVYSLFPILKDKRRQAAGELSGGQRQQVAVGRALMTKPKVLMLDEPTAGVSPIVMDELFDRIIEVSRTGIPILMVEQNARQALEIADKGFVLVQGRNAHTGTGKELLADADVRRSFLGG
- a CDS encoding branched-chain amino acid ABC transporter permease; translated protein: MDLLNAIVALLNFVIVPATAYGAQLALGALGVTLIYGILRFSNFAHGDTMAFGTMITILATWGLQSLGVTAGPLPTALIALPLGIAATAALVVGTDKMVYRFYRQTKAKPVIFVIASIGVMFVMNGIVRFIIGVDDQNFADGARFLISARDFKDMTGLDEGLAIRSTQAITVIVAILAVVALFWFLNKTRTGKSMRAFSDNEDLALLSGINPERVVMITWLIVAALATTAGVLYGLDKSFKPFTYFQLLLPIFAAAIVGGLGNPLGAILGGFLIAYSEIAVTYAFRKVVGYIGPEGWSPEGMLQLLSTDYKFAVSFTILLIVLLFKPTGIMKGKSV
- a CDS encoding branched-chain amino acid ABC transporter permease — protein: MNLTLDRKAAVLFALVAVLYIGTGFVQSWNTALSILNMGLISAIMALGVNIQWGYAGLFNVGVMGFTALGGLAAVLVASDPVEGAWGATGGWQILLALLMGGATIAAAIALWGKMKGHKLRGLAMAGLLIAGFFIFRAVFDPAVATVEAIDPALTGNIGGLGLPIILAWPVGGLLAAGAAWIIGKTALGLRSDYLAIATLGVAEIIIYILKNEDWLARGVKNVIGLPRPVPYEVALQANQAFVGAMQGLGADPVTASSIAVKLSYAVLFSIVLIALIWLTQRALNSPWGRMIRAIRDNEVSAAAMGKNVTARHLQIFILGSAVCGLAGAMMTTLDSQLVPSTYQPLRFTFLIWVMVIVGGSGNNIGAVLGGFLIWWFWIQVEPLGLLLLQGITAGMAEGWLKDHLMDAAAHMRLLTMGLILLLVLRFSPRGLLPER
- a CDS encoding OmpH family outer membrane protein — translated: MPLRAWLRVGGCALVLAIYGAGARAQDITVQPPQAPAQVLLIDQDRLFSGSVFGQAVGGVIDRVGRDLSAQNREIEDVLTQEEQRLTELRSSLSIEDFRLRAAEFDARVVEIRSEQDAKNRALGAYAEAARQRFLEIMGPILIDLVQRSGAEVLMDRRAVIFARDDIDITDEAIAAIDAALADRIDEILAELPEPQL
- the bamA gene encoding outer membrane protein assembly factor BamA, whose protein sequence is MALSGLAVAQDIALDAIVIDGNIRIEEATILSYAGITPGGTITAGQANDALRRLQDTGLFETVDLRLEGNTVFIELQEYPTINEISIEGNDLLDDDALSALLTSQPRRVYSPAIAEADAQAIVDAYRQTGRLSATVTPQIIRRSDNRVDLAFEITEGRVVETESITFVGNRAFSDRRLRRVLQSTQAGFFRAIISRDTFVADRLAFDQQLLTDFYRDRGYVDFEVQSVTSELARARDGFFVTFNIVEGQSFSFGALTASSDLPEVNVEEFQAAIGLDEGVTYSPRLVDRTISRLENLATEQGLRFIRVEPRITRNDEDLTLDVEFAIVRGPRVFVERIDIEGNATTLDRVVRRQFDMVEGDPFDPREIRQAAERIRALNFFSNVDVNAREGTGSDQVIVDVNVEETPTGTLGFSVNYSTDVGTGLAVQFNERNWRGRGQTVGLSFDTTSGSRSLQANFIEPAYLRRDLELALSVFSSSTDQQNATYNTNEVGVSGALEFPVSEYGRLRPSLRIAQSELTNVPTTSSDILRREAGSYDSSSIGLGYIYDTRGVGLDPTSGVLLRANAELGGLGDDQFLRTTALVQGETTAFREEVSLRAAFELGSVNMLDGNSRVTDRFFLGSRQMRGFDAGGIGPRDRNSANQDALGGNQFAVARFEAGFPIGVPAEYGISGGVFYDVGTLWGLDDVLGTGGNLVDDDSYLRSTIGFSIFWDTQIGPLRFNFSRPVSNESYDRTRNFDFTVEARF
- the rseP gene encoding RIP metalloprotease RseP, yielding MDFLPQFGSFAFTMLAFIAAISIIVAIHEYGHYIVGRWSGIRADVFSIGFGPVLLSRKDRRGTQWQIAALPFGGYVKFAGDANAASVGADVAVTPARNTMHGAPLWARAATVVAGPLFNFILSIAIFAGVVLVSGQATDEPRVGAPRALPPVYQSLEAGDLILAVEGQEIESFAALLQIASDLPPRPRVSYEVLRDDRAILVEASAPLPPVVDGVQPQSAAMEAGLREGDVILAVNGADIWSFSQLRAAVDQAEGAPIDLTLWRANGTQEGQEIAVTLSPRRTDLPVASGGFETRYLIGVTGGMLFVPQTEAVGPLAALSYGVSQTGFIITSSLSGLWHMITGAISTCNLQGPVGIAETSGAAAAQGIASFIWLIAVLSTAVGLMNLFPIPILDGGHLMLYAFEAVAGRKPPEMFMRVFMTVGLTLIMGLMVFAVFNDVLLCP
- a CDS encoding 1-deoxy-D-xylulose-5-phosphate reductoisomerase, encoding MRRVSIFGATGSIGQNTLDLIARAPDAYRVVALSGGGNIDQLARDAISHRAEIAVTAYEDRLPDLKSALAGTGVEAAAGEAALIEAASRPADWVMSAIVGAAGIAPGFAALEQGATLALANKESLVAAGQLLLATAASHGARILPVDSEHSAVFQALVGEDIAEVERVIITASGGGLRHWPIEKLAHATPEDAGAHPNWDMGQRITIDSASMFNKALELIETREYFGISPAQIETIIHPQSLIHALVGFRDGALMAHLGPPDMRHAIGYALYWPKRQDLPVARLDLAQIAQLQFEAPDLARFPALRLARDVMEMRGGAGAAFNAAKEVALDAFLAREIGFMDMAAVVEETLAALSKELTLSNPLETLADVLAMNHLARVRARSVISVQIKKT
- a CDS encoding phosphatidate cytidylyltransferase encodes the protein MITGLLMAVTGLYAVWLGGPVYVGMIFLIAGILIWELAVMLGASLMRSAGLGAGMIACLYAAHILPPAYALPILFLPAFLGLVLLQERREKYMPFALLISFAAYGLLAHRETFGFVWMTWLVLVVVATDIAGYLVGRVVGGPKFWPRVSPKKTWSGTIAGWIGAGCVGVAYMTQTEAGAGIIAISVALAFASQMGDLAESAIKRHVGVKDSSRLLPGHGGVFDRFDGMIGAAALLLLVESLTSFPPQ